In the Staphylococcus condimenti genome, one interval contains:
- a CDS encoding HNH endonuclease gives MSETIYMYDPKLNITTEVNIKYVADLLDVYPSIIRHKIKKRTFVRSLRCYFLDEPLPYTEKRRILSEMELENEYWIESKNKGLFVSSEGRFRVIRDNEYEYRLPCKKHAALFIKHNNKIMNAKKLVFETFNGSIPKGMTVDFVNGVANDIRANNLKLITEKAMKVKVASIARKKAVVHIDQQGKVIDEYTSVKEASENLYVSDHTIRISCNGTAKRYQAFGYRAFMWADEYFGGGVHGIA, from the coding sequence GTGTCAGAAACTATATATATGTATGATCCTAAATTAAATATCACAACAGAGGTCAACATAAAGTACGTTGCAGACTTATTAGACGTATATCCCAGCATTATTAGACACAAGATTAAAAAACGTACGTTTGTACGCAGTCTGCGTTGTTATTTTCTTGATGAACCATTGCCATATACAGAAAAGCGAAGAATACTTTCTGAAATGGAATTAGAAAATGAATACTGGATTGAATCGAAAAATAAAGGATTATTCGTAAGCAGTGAAGGCAGATTCAGAGTTATCAGAGACAACGAATATGAATACAGACTGCCATGCAAAAAACATGCAGCCCTGTTCATTAAACATAACAACAAAATAATGAACGCTAAGAAGTTGGTGTTTGAAACTTTCAACGGTTCGATACCTAAAGGAATGACAGTAGATTTTGTTAACGGTGTTGCTAACGACATTAGAGCGAACAATCTTAAACTTATCACAGAAAAAGCTATGAAAGTTAAAGTAGCATCTATTGCTAGAAAAAAAGCGGTCGTACACATTGACCAGCAAGGAAAAGTAATCGACGAATACACAAGTGTGAAAGAAGCGTCAGAAAATTTATATGTATCAGATCATACTATCAGAATATCTTGCAACGGAACAGCTAAGAGGTACCAAGCATTCGGTTACAGAGCATTTATGTGGGCGGATGAATACTTTGGAGGTGGCGTGCATGGAATCGCTTAA